One window from the genome of Methyloradius palustris encodes:
- a CDS encoding prepilin-type N-terminal cleavage/methylation domain-containing protein, translating to MINSLNIHLMKIRYRGFTLVEMAVVLVIVGLLLGGVFVPLTAQLDQRNATQTQKTLTEIKESLLGYTAINGRLPCPADNTSAGLENPLGGGACVTPYAGFVPGVTLGITPTDTQGFAIDGWGNRIHYAVTTSNSNAYTTVNGLKAIGFTIASPNLYVCSANGGSSNCGSANSLTTSAPAVIYSIGKNGLTGGTGIDESQNPNPNSADNNAVFVSHDITASGAPNGEFDDMVVWLSNSVLINRMLSAGQLP from the coding sequence ATGATTAATTCATTAAATATTCACCTCATGAAAATAAGGTATCGTGGTTTTACTTTAGTTGAAATGGCTGTTGTTCTTGTAATAGTAGGTTTGCTGTTGGGGGGGGTATTTGTGCCATTGACAGCACAGCTTGATCAACGTAATGCTACACAGACTCAGAAGACGTTGACTGAGATTAAAGAGTCATTACTAGGATATACCGCAATAAATGGACGTCTGCCTTGCCCAGCAGATAATACTTCAGCGGGTCTGGAGAATCCTCTTGGAGGTGGTGCTTGTGTAACCCCTTATGCTGGTTTTGTGCCAGGTGTTACGCTTGGCATCACTCCAACTGATACTCAAGGTTTTGCAATAGATGGCTGGGGAAACCGTATACATTACGCAGTTACTACTTCAAATTCTAATGCTTATACGACAGTGAATGGCTTGAAAGCTATAGGTTTTACGATAGCCTCCCCCAACCTTTATGTATGTAGTGCTAATGGAGGCTCATCTAATTGTGGGTCAGCAAATTCACTTACCACTTCTGCACCAGCGGTTATCTACTCTATTGGTAAAAATGGTCTTACGGGGGGTACAGGTATAGACGAATCACAAAACCCAAATCCAAATAGTGCGGATAACAATGCCGTATTTGTTAGTCATGATATAACGGCAAGCGGAGCACCCAACGGGGAATTCGATGATATGGTCGTTTGGTTATCAAATAGTGTATTAATTAATCGCATGCTTTCTGCTGGTCAGTTACCTTAA
- a CDS encoding type II toxin-antitoxin system RelE/ParE family toxin — MIKSFQHKGLEQFFRTGSKAGIQPHHATKLNIQLTALNAAESAEDLRAPGAWRLHQLTGELAGFWSITVNGNWRVIFKFNGSDAELVDYLDYH, encoded by the coding sequence ATGATTAAAAGTTTTCAGCACAAAGGCTTGGAGCAGTTCTTTAGGACTGGTAGCAAAGCTGGCATCCAGCCACACCATGCAACCAAACTAAATATCCAGCTCACCGCCTTGAATGCAGCGGAATCAGCTGAAGACTTAAGAGCACCAGGTGCATGGCGACTTCATCAACTAACTGGTGAACTGGCTGGCTTCTGGTCAATAACGGTAAATGGTAATTGGCGTGTGATTTTTAAGTTTAATGGCAGCGATGCCGAGCTTGTTGATTACTTGGATTATCACTAG
- the mshL gene encoding pilus (MSHA type) biogenesis protein MshL, with protein MKNLSNILLLALIGAGFAGCAHQSVVTPSNGHIDGQSNPSQPSQAIAADIPKPVKTPAYLPPPKAKAKEQTYSVVVNDVPVKEILFALARESKLNVDINSGVQGRVTLNAVDQTLPAILERLSKQVDLTYKIDNNVLYIGPDLPVLRTYKVDYVNMSRDTTGFIGVAAEISGTGRSASTGSSGSSTTGTSGGSSSSGAASNSSRTQVASISQNHFWASLIQNIKDILAETDKEVIISRGDGSDQTEASTTTQTPPTDGSNPSDKTNITVNLKPTAQDREAARTEYKTLFAATVIANQEAGIISVRGTSKQHEKVQEFLDKVMSSAKRQVLIEATIVEVRLNDGYQAGIDWSRLNNAGAGGVTIQESLTPLISSSASNTAASAGLVAGFVNGAKNFSASISLLNQFGDTKVLSSPKLMVLNNQTAVLKVVDNLVYFTIQSQISQGSVLGGANLQSVTTTANTVPVGVVMSVTPQINDTGEVNINVRPTISSLIRYVPDPNPQIIGVVNQGIPEIQVREMESMLQINSGNTAVLGGLMQDQIQRNTDKVPGLSNIPGLGRLFTSRNDTSRKTELVIFLRPTVIKNATLESDELKTYKQYLPEPQLEKKLDGNGY; from the coding sequence ATGAAAAACCTATCTAATATTTTGCTGTTAGCGCTGATTGGCGCTGGTTTTGCAGGCTGTGCACATCAGTCTGTAGTGACGCCATCCAATGGTCACATAGACGGTCAATCCAATCCATCTCAGCCTAGTCAAGCAATTGCTGCAGACATACCAAAACCCGTTAAAACTCCGGCCTATTTGCCTCCGCCAAAAGCTAAAGCAAAAGAGCAAACCTATAGCGTCGTAGTCAACGATGTACCTGTAAAAGAAATCCTCTTTGCCTTGGCTCGTGAGAGCAAGCTCAATGTGGATATTAATTCTGGCGTACAAGGTCGCGTTACGCTTAACGCAGTTGACCAAACCTTACCAGCTATTCTTGAGCGTTTATCCAAACAGGTCGATCTGACCTATAAGATTGATAATAACGTGCTGTATATCGGGCCTGATCTACCTGTGCTTCGTACTTACAAGGTTGATTACGTCAATATGTCACGAGACACCACGGGCTTTATCGGTGTCGCTGCGGAAATATCTGGTACAGGCAGAAGTGCCTCTACTGGTAGCTCTGGAAGCTCAACTACAGGCACTTCAGGTGGATCGAGTAGTTCTGGCGCGGCCAGCAATAGTTCTAGAACGCAGGTGGCTAGTATTTCGCAGAATCATTTCTGGGCTTCACTGATTCAAAACATCAAGGATATTCTGGCCGAAACCGACAAAGAAGTGATCATCTCGCGCGGTGATGGTAGCGACCAAACAGAAGCGTCAACGACCACACAAACTCCACCTACTGATGGGTCAAATCCATCCGATAAAACCAATATTACTGTCAATCTTAAGCCCACAGCGCAAGATCGTGAAGCTGCACGCACTGAATACAAAACGCTATTTGCAGCTACCGTAATCGCCAATCAGGAGGCTGGTATTATCAGTGTGCGAGGTACTAGCAAGCAGCATGAAAAGGTTCAGGAGTTTCTGGATAAAGTCATGTCTAGTGCGAAACGTCAGGTCTTGATCGAAGCTACGATAGTAGAAGTACGTTTGAATGATGGCTATCAGGCTGGTATTGATTGGAGCCGTTTGAATAATGCCGGTGCTGGTGGGGTGACGATACAGGAAAGCTTGACCCCTCTAATTAGTTCCAGTGCCAGCAATACCGCTGCTAGCGCTGGTTTAGTGGCTGGTTTCGTCAATGGTGCAAAAAATTTCAGCGCTTCCATCAGTTTGCTAAACCAATTTGGTGATACCAAGGTTTTATCAAGCCCCAAGCTCATGGTGCTGAATAACCAGACAGCTGTACTAAAAGTAGTAGATAACTTGGTTTATTTCACCATTCAATCGCAAATTTCCCAGGGTAGTGTGCTTGGTGGTGCCAACCTTCAATCAGTAACGACGACGGCGAATACAGTGCCAGTTGGAGTTGTCATGAGCGTGACGCCGCAAATCAATGATACTGGTGAAGTGAATATCAATGTACGGCCAACGATTTCAAGTTTAATACGGTATGTACCAGATCCAAATCCGCAAATTATTGGCGTTGTAAATCAGGGTATTCCCGAGATTCAAGTACGCGAAATGGAATCCATGCTGCAGATCAATAGCGGCAATACCGCAGTGCTAGGTGGCCTGATGCAAGACCAGATTCAGCGTAATACTGATAAAGTACCCGGCCTGTCAAATATCCCTGGTCTTGGCCGTTTATTTACTTCACGTAATGACACAAGCAGAAAAACTGAATTGGTTATTTTTCTGCGCCCAACAGTGATCAAAAATGCAACGCTTGAAAGTGATGAGTTAAAAACATACAAACAATATCTGCCAGAGCCACAGCTTGAGAAGAAGCTCGACGGTAACGGCTACTAA
- a CDS encoding GspE/PulE family protein, whose product MAEQRRKLRLGELMVQQSLISQDQLRIALMEQDQSNIPLGRQLVRLGFVTEAMVRDLVAHTIGQESIDLTVVIADADALKLVPEHFARRYHILPISYEEPTKQLIVAMADMFNVVALDQLRAMLGGQIQVKPLLAGEAQLEEYIDQFYGYELSVDGILREIETGEIDYQSLQQDGDEYTQPVVRLVGALLMDAVKRNASDIHFEPEYAFLRIRYRIDGVLQQVRSLHKTFWPAIVVRLKVISGMDIAETRAPQDGRLQISLCGRPIDFRVSSHPTIHGENLVLRVLDREKSIIPLERMGLRNTTLDELKLMMTRPEGIMVVTGPTGSGKTTTLYSLLSFQNTEAVNIMTLEDPVEYPVTMMRQTSVAEVNKLDFANGIRSIMRQDPDIILVGEIRDSDTATMAFRAAMTGHQVFSTLHTNSALGTFPRLLDIGISPDIMAGNIIGVVAQRLVRVLCPHCKQAHTPDDEERKLLNVKTREDITIYRNVGCKRCTYTGYRGRMAIIELLRIDADMDALIARRSHLDEMRKLALDKGFITLADDGVRRILEGYTSLSEVMRVIDLTSRIR is encoded by the coding sequence ATGGCTGAACAGCGACGCAAATTACGCCTAGGCGAACTGATGGTGCAACAAAGCCTGATCAGTCAGGATCAGTTGCGCATTGCTTTGATGGAGCAAGACCAAAGTAATATTCCTTTGGGTCGCCAGCTGGTGCGCCTGGGCTTTGTTACAGAGGCCATGGTGCGCGACTTGGTGGCACACACTATTGGTCAAGAGAGTATCGATCTCACCGTTGTGATTGCCGATGCAGATGCGCTGAAGCTGGTGCCAGAACACTTTGCGCGTCGTTATCACATATTGCCTATCTCGTATGAAGAGCCTACCAAGCAACTCATTGTTGCCATGGCCGATATGTTTAACGTGGTGGCGCTGGATCAACTACGTGCGATGCTGGGCGGTCAGATACAGGTCAAGCCACTGCTGGCTGGTGAAGCCCAGCTCGAAGAGTATATCGACCAGTTTTATGGCTACGAGCTGTCGGTAGATGGTATTCTGCGCGAGATTGAAACTGGTGAAATCGATTACCAGAGTTTGCAGCAAGATGGTGACGAATATACCCAGCCAGTCGTACGCCTTGTGGGTGCCTTGCTCATGGATGCAGTGAAACGCAACGCTTCAGATATCCACTTTGAGCCTGAGTATGCGTTCTTACGCATACGTTACCGTATTGACGGCGTGTTGCAGCAAGTGCGTAGTTTGCATAAAACCTTCTGGCCAGCGATTGTCGTTCGCCTGAAAGTTATCAGCGGCATGGACATCGCCGAAACGCGCGCCCCGCAAGATGGCCGCTTGCAAATCAGTTTGTGCGGTCGTCCGATTGATTTCCGCGTTTCAAGCCATCCGACAATTCATGGTGAGAATCTAGTACTGCGCGTACTTGATCGCGAAAAATCGATTATTCCACTTGAGCGCATGGGTTTGCGTAACACCACACTAGACGAGCTCAAGCTCATGATGACGCGCCCAGAGGGCATCATGGTCGTTACAGGTCCAACGGGTAGCGGTAAAACGACCACGCTGTATTCATTGCTCTCATTCCAGAACACCGAAGCTGTAAACATCATGACACTGGAAGACCCAGTGGAATACCCCGTCACCATGATGCGCCAGACCTCAGTGGCAGAAGTGAACAAGCTGGATTTTGCCAACGGCATACGCTCTATCATGCGGCAAGATCCTGACATTATCCTGGTCGGTGAAATTCGCGATTCAGATACCGCTACCATGGCTTTTCGCGCAGCGATGACTGGCCACCAAGTGTTCAGCACGTTGCATACCAATTCAGCGCTAGGCACATTCCCGCGCTTGCTCGATATTGGTATTTCACCCGATATCATGGCGGGCAATATCATCGGTGTAGTCGCACAGCGCTTGGTACGGGTGTTGTGCCCGCATTGCAAGCAAGCGCATACGCCAGATGACGAAGAGCGCAAATTACTCAATGTAAAAACGCGAGAAGACATTACCATTTATCGCAACGTAGGCTGCAAGCGCTGCACTTATACGGGCTACCGCGGCCGCATGGCAATTATTGAATTGCTGCGCATTGATGCTGATATGGATGCTTTAATCGCACGTCGCTCACACCTGGATGAAATGCGTAAATTAGCCTTGGATAAAGGCTTTATTACGTTGGCCGATGATGGCGTGCGTCGTATCCTCGAAGGCTATACGAGCCTGAGCGAGGTCATGCGCGTCATCGATTTGACCAGTCGCATCCGTTAA
- a CDS encoding tetratricopeptide repeat protein — protein sequence MSLLIKALEKAEKGKTGDAKSASPEGHPQPTPILPVDELSLEPLFADAGLTSQKKQPEFESKNAKQQAAADVFAARNSANQTSKMVLVVAGLSIALLLLIGFKFYSYLQTLNQPEVVIAKVTEPISPVSTGVIAPQSQTLESSIPANEIQKEAHVDEVATNDKQDLNQVEKPKLLAQKPPSQALVFGTPVEKSAETDVKITRSAPANVVSPALLVAYQAFMNGDDVTAQRNYRQVLQSDIRNVDALLGMAAIAARQGRNDDAAGWYGKVLEVEPRNTVALSELAANTSQADPVATESRIKNLIAQQPEAAYLREALGNLYADKGQWPAAQQAYFDAFHMDASNAEYAFNLAVSLDQLGKPNLALDYYKRALALIPATGSNIDRAQLESRIKQLQ from the coding sequence ATGAGTCTGCTGATTAAAGCGCTGGAAAAGGCGGAAAAAGGGAAAACTGGAGATGCTAAAAGTGCATCACCAGAAGGCCATCCACAACCAACGCCTATCTTGCCAGTAGATGAACTTTCTCTTGAGCCTTTGTTCGCTGATGCGGGGCTAACCTCTCAAAAAAAGCAGCCCGAATTTGAGAGCAAAAACGCTAAACAACAAGCTGCAGCAGATGTGTTCGCTGCCAGAAACTCAGCCAATCAAACTTCTAAGATGGTGTTGGTAGTTGCGGGCTTGAGCATTGCACTATTACTGCTGATAGGGTTTAAGTTTTACAGTTATTTGCAGACTTTGAATCAGCCTGAAGTGGTCATTGCAAAAGTAACTGAGCCAATCTCTCCTGTTTCTACAGGTGTCATTGCCCCACAGAGTCAGACATTAGAAAGCTCAATACCAGCGAACGAAATTCAAAAAGAAGCGCATGTTGATGAAGTCGCTACGAATGATAAACAAGATTTAAACCAAGTCGAAAAGCCTAAATTATTGGCGCAAAAACCACCATCACAAGCGCTCGTCTTTGGCACACCTGTAGAAAAATCGGCTGAGACTGATGTCAAAATCACCCGTAGCGCGCCTGCTAATGTAGTAAGCCCGGCGTTGCTAGTTGCTTACCAGGCCTTTATGAATGGGGATGATGTAACTGCGCAGCGTAACTATCGCCAAGTATTGCAGTCTGATATTCGTAATGTAGATGCTTTGCTTGGCATGGCTGCCATTGCGGCGCGCCAAGGCCGTAATGACGATGCGGCAGGCTGGTATGGCAAAGTGTTGGAAGTCGAGCCAAGAAATACGGTGGCTTTGTCAGAATTGGCTGCCAATACAAGCCAGGCAGACCCTGTCGCCACAGAATCACGTATTAAAAATTTAATCGCCCAGCAGCCAGAAGCTGCCTACCTGCGTGAGGCGCTGGGAAATTTGTACGCAGATAAAGGCCAATGGCCAGCTGCGCAGCAAGCTTATTTTGATGCGTTTCATATGGATGCTAGCAATGCGGAATATGCGTTTAACCTGGCGGTAAGTCTTGACCAATTGGGCAAGCCGAATCTGGCGTTGGATTACTACAAGCGCGCCTTGGCTTTGATACCTGCTACTGGCAGCAATATAGACCGCGCGCAGCTTGAGTCACGCATCAAACAACTGCAATAA
- a CDS encoding type II secretion system F family protein, with translation MPTYNYKAVDQIGRTANGEMDALNEIDLELRLDRIGLSLITFRLARKTAGLFGGKKINLQDLVMFCFQMEQLTSAGVPLLEGLADLRDSNPNLYFQKILAAVIDDVEGGKLFSEALARHSSVFNNVFVSLIKAGEQTGKLPEVFENLATTLKWQYELVSQTKRLIAYPLFVLVVVLGAITFLMIYLVPQMVSFLRNMGQDLPIQTKILIFISNAFVSYWWLILSVPVLLIIILKVAVKQSAEVRYRYDYIKLHLPVTGEILQKIILARFARYFALMYQTGIPILDAIKTCEDIVANKVVADALNRAHQQINAGDSMSESFRNAGLFPPLVVRMIKVGEGTGGLDKSLLKISYFYDRDVNEKIESMLKMLEPALTVILGAILAFIMFSVLGPVYDSFSKLKI, from the coding sequence GTGCCTACCTACAACTACAAAGCGGTAGATCAGATTGGCCGCACGGCCAACGGGGAGATGGACGCCCTCAATGAAATTGATCTCGAATTAAGGCTGGATCGCATTGGGCTCAGCCTGATTACTTTTCGGCTTGCCAGAAAAACAGCAGGGCTGTTTGGAGGCAAGAAAATCAACCTGCAAGACCTTGTGATGTTCTGCTTTCAAATGGAGCAACTCACGAGCGCAGGCGTGCCTTTGCTTGAAGGCTTGGCCGATTTACGCGATAGCAATCCCAATCTGTATTTCCAGAAAATACTCGCTGCAGTGATTGATGACGTAGAAGGCGGTAAGCTTTTTTCAGAAGCATTGGCGCGGCATAGCAGCGTATTTAACAATGTATTTGTCAGCTTGATCAAGGCCGGTGAGCAAACTGGCAAGTTGCCCGAGGTTTTTGAGAACTTGGCCACCACGCTTAAATGGCAATATGAGCTTGTGTCACAAACCAAACGCTTGATTGCATATCCATTGTTTGTACTGGTCGTTGTACTGGGCGCAATTACGTTTTTGATGATTTACCTAGTGCCGCAAATGGTGTCTTTTTTGCGCAATATGGGGCAGGATTTACCTATACAAACCAAGATACTGATCTTTATCTCGAATGCTTTTGTCAGCTACTGGTGGCTTATTCTGTCGGTGCCAGTGCTGCTTATTATCATTTTAAAAGTGGCGGTAAAGCAAAGCGCAGAAGTGCGTTACCGTTACGATTACATCAAGCTGCACTTGCCAGTCACAGGTGAGATTTTGCAAAAAATCATTCTCGCGCGCTTTGCCCGCTATTTTGCGTTGATGTACCAAACAGGCATCCCGATTTTAGATGCGATTAAAACGTGTGAAGATATTGTGGCAAATAAAGTGGTGGCAGATGCGTTGAATCGTGCCCACCAACAGATTAACGCGGGGGATAGCATGAGCGAGAGTTTCAGGAATGCAGGGCTGTTCCCGCCGTTGGTGGTACGTATGATCAAGGTTGGTGAAGGTACTGGTGGCTTGGATAAATCACTGTTAAAAATCAGCTATTTTTATGATCGTGATGTGAATGAAAAAATAGAGAGCATGCTCAAAATGCTGGAGCCAGCGCTTACCGTGATACTTGGCGCGATACTGGCATTTATCATGTTCTCCGTGCTCGGCCCAGTGTACGATTCATTCAGTAAACTTAAAATTTAA
- a CDS encoding sigma-54-dependent transcriptional regulator: MASAQLPVLMIIDDDPLITETLHFVLSKSFDVYVAESRTQAKSVLRQLDQPPSLALVDLGLPPVPHKPDEGFKVIGELLAHSPTMKILVLSGQNEDVNVKHALALGAVDFIAKPCDVERLQGILQNALKLQDAELEEVSNPTENYGLLGESQPMQALRKQISQFADAPFPVLIEGESGSGKELIASSLHRMSQRSKQPYLSVNCAAISPMLAESILFGHGKGAFTGAANSHTGYFEDAGEGTLFLDEIGELPLELQAKLLRVLENGEYQRIGETQTRKSKARIVAATNRDLREEVRLGKFRIDLYHRLSVFTIDVPALRTLEQDRYLLLEHFSQFYARETGQKPFTLDPKAKQRWLVYHFPGNVRELRNITIRLTAKYPGQLVNEQQLSSELDLMEIAESNEALNMADDNALSNHAHRHLQTEANINLDQVLKAWEKAYVNAALKVTHGNLSQAAKLLGINRTTLYSRIQIQEEYKE, encoded by the coding sequence ATGGCTTCTGCCCAACTTCCCGTATTAATGATTATTGACGATGACCCACTCATTACTGAGACGCTTCATTTTGTATTAAGTAAATCGTTTGATGTATATGTGGCTGAATCGCGCACGCAGGCTAAAAGCGTGTTGAGGCAATTGGATCAGCCGCCATCACTTGCTTTGGTGGATTTGGGTTTGCCTCCCGTGCCACATAAGCCAGATGAGGGCTTCAAGGTGATTGGCGAGCTATTAGCGCATTCGCCTACGATGAAAATATTGGTGTTGTCTGGTCAGAATGAAGATGTGAACGTTAAGCATGCCTTGGCGCTTGGCGCTGTGGATTTTATTGCCAAGCCTTGTGACGTGGAACGTTTGCAAGGCATTTTGCAAAATGCCCTTAAACTACAAGATGCTGAGCTTGAAGAAGTCAGTAATCCTACCGAAAATTACGGTCTGCTAGGTGAGAGTCAACCCATGCAGGCGCTACGCAAGCAGATCAGCCAGTTTGCAGATGCGCCTTTTCCCGTGCTGATTGAAGGTGAATCTGGTAGCGGTAAAGAGTTAATTGCCAGTTCATTGCACCGCATGAGCCAACGATCAAAGCAGCCGTATCTTTCAGTCAATTGCGCAGCGATTTCGCCAATGTTGGCGGAGTCTATTCTGTTTGGGCATGGTAAAGGTGCTTTTACAGGCGCAGCCAACTCGCACACTGGCTATTTTGAAGATGCGGGCGAAGGCACTCTGTTTCTGGATGAAATTGGTGAGTTACCGCTTGAGCTTCAGGCAAAATTATTACGCGTACTGGAAAACGGTGAATATCAGCGCATAGGCGAGACGCAAACGCGTAAAAGCAAAGCACGGATTGTCGCTGCGACTAATCGTGACCTACGTGAAGAGGTGCGTTTAGGCAAATTTCGTATCGATCTCTACCATCGCTTGAGTGTATTCACGATTGATGTCCCCGCATTGCGGACATTAGAGCAAGACCGCTATTTACTGCTTGAGCATTTCAGCCAGTTTTATGCACGCGAAACTGGGCAAAAACCCTTTACGTTAGACCCGAAAGCCAAGCAGCGCTGGCTGGTATATCACTTTCCTGGCAATGTGCGCGAGTTGCGTAATATTACGATTCGGCTTACGGCTAAATACCCAGGCCAATTGGTCAATGAGCAGCAGCTTTCATCTGAACTGGATTTGATGGAGATTGCTGAGTCTAACGAAGCGCTGAATATGGCTGACGATAACGCATTGTCTAACCATGCACACAGGCACTTGCAGACAGAAGCCAATATCAATCTTGATCAGGTGCTCAAGGCTTGGGAAAAAGCCTATGTGAATGCAGCGCTCAAAGTGACGCATGGAAATTTAAGCCAGGCCGCGAAACTACTAGGTATCAATCGCACAACCTTATACAGCCGCATCCAGATTCAGGAAGAGTATAAGGAATAA
- a CDS encoding HigA family addiction module antitoxin, which yields MHNPAHPGEVLKEYLPENLSITDAASHLGVTRAALSRVLNSRAGISAEMDLRLSDALGTSPGFWARIQVQYDIWQAKQHHHTHIERFPQAA from the coding sequence ATGCACAACCCCGCACACCCTGGCGAGGTATTGAAAGAATACCTGCCTGAGAATTTAAGCATCACTGATGCGGCAAGTCACCTGGGAGTGACGCGTGCTGCCTTGTCTCGCGTACTAAACAGCAGGGCTGGTATTAGTGCTGAAATGGATCTGCGCCTATCTGATGCCTTGGGTACATCGCCTGGCTTTTGGGCTCGCATTCAGGTGCAATACGATATCTGGCAAGCTAAGCAACACCATCACACGCACATTGAGCGTTTTCCACAGGCCGCCTGA
- a CDS encoding AAA family ATPase — translation MYYAHFGLKEPPFKITPNTEFFFCGGNRGAVLDALIYAINSGEGIIKVVGEVGSGKTMLCRMLQTLLPEKVETVYLANPSVAPEDVLHAIAFELQLKLTKNADRLQVMQVLQKYLVDRHAQGKQVVIFVEEAQGMPIATLEEIRLLSNLETKHDKLLQIVLFGQPELDVNLNQNQIRQLRERITHSFYLGPLDQASIDEYLIFRLRSAGYFGPHLFSKSAIKLLSKAAEGLVRRVNILADKALLATFAANAYQITPKHVRAAIKDSEFGVNFYQQAKRRWLIALAAALIFVVLVAFLFVQFKSNNKPVPQSAPAEKQVSQAKVEPPKQDVIAVAPIETAEPQKVVETPQPATTASDTSDILDNRLAATLDWLKQQPESTVSIQIMGGTSDEQLRTHLQSLSAQLELDNIYVFRTKVSNRPFLTVLYGSYPNREEAQRAIQKLPLTLKINHPQLRTVGGILKETKQFQ, via the coding sequence ATGTATTACGCCCATTTTGGTTTGAAAGAGCCACCATTCAAAATTACTCCGAATACGGAGTTTTTCTTTTGTGGGGGTAACCGCGGCGCAGTTTTGGATGCACTCATCTACGCCATCAATTCTGGCGAAGGCATTATCAAGGTAGTTGGTGAAGTAGGCAGTGGCAAGACTATGCTCTGCCGCATGCTGCAAACTTTGCTGCCAGAAAAAGTCGAAACAGTGTATCTGGCTAATCCAAGCGTCGCACCAGAAGACGTGTTGCATGCAATCGCGTTTGAATTGCAACTGAAGCTAACAAAAAATGCAGACCGTCTGCAAGTGATGCAGGTGCTGCAAAAGTACTTGGTTGATCGCCATGCTCAAGGCAAGCAAGTGGTGATTTTTGTCGAAGAAGCGCAAGGCATGCCGATTGCCACGCTGGAAGAAATCCGGCTGTTATCTAACTTGGAAACCAAGCACGATAAGCTTTTGCAAATCGTACTTTTCGGCCAGCCTGAGTTGGATGTCAATCTTAACCAGAACCAGATTCGCCAGCTACGTGAGCGTATTACCCATAGCTTTTATCTGGGCCCTCTTGATCAAGCATCTATCGACGAGTATTTGATTTTTCGATTACGTTCAGCTGGCTATTTCGGCCCACATTTGTTCTCAAAGTCAGCAATTAAACTGCTCTCAAAAGCCGCTGAAGGCTTGGTGCGCCGCGTGAATATTCTTGCCGACAAAGCTTTGCTTGCGACCTTTGCTGCTAATGCTTACCAGATAACGCCTAAACATGTGCGTGCTGCTATTAAAGACAGTGAATTTGGTGTTAACTTTTACCAACAAGCTAAACGCCGTTGGTTAATTGCCTTAGCCGCAGCTTTAATCTTTGTCGTGCTCGTAGCATTTTTGTTCGTGCAATTTAAAAGTAATAACAAGCCAGTACCACAATCAGCTCCAGCAGAAAAACAGGTATCACAGGCCAAAGTAGAACCACCAAAACAAGATGTGATTGCTGTTGCACCTATTGAAACGGCTGAGCCGCAAAAAGTAGTAGAAACTCCGCAGCCTGCCACTACAGCTTCTGACACCAGTGACATTCTTGATAATCGCTTAGCCGCCACGCTAGACTGGCTCAAGCAGCAACCTGAGAGCACAGTTAGCATTCAAATCATGGGCGGCACCAGTGACGAGCAACTCAGAACCCATTTGCAGTCACTTAGCGCACAGCTAGAGCTCGATAATATCTACGTATTTCGTACCAAAGTCAGTAATCGTCCATTTCTCACGGTGCTCTATGGCAGCTACCCAAATCGAGAAGAAGCGCAACGCGCTATTCAAAAATTACCGCTCACTTTAAAAATTAACCATCCACAACTCAGAACAGTGGGTGGAATTTTGAAAGAAACAAAACAATTTCAATGA